In Komagataeibacter sucrofermentans DSM 15973, the genomic window TCTCCCCCATGCCACGTAGCCCCGGCCCGGGCGGCACGCCCATGAAGTTGCATAGCTGCACGCGCCAGCGCGTGTACAGCGTGAAGCGATCGGTGACTTCCGTGCGGTTGCGTGTCCAGACCGCCGCGCGATCGGTATCAAGGTTGCTGCCTGCCCCCATCACCGCGCTCTCCAGCAACTGGCATTGCGCCAGAAAGGCGCGGGCCTGGGCGCATTCGGCGGGTGAAAGATGCGCCAGCCGCCATTCATTGAAGCCATAAACCCGAAAGAACCGCCACGACTGCATGCCGCTATCGGCGCGCCCCATGGCGGGATAGCCCATGTAGCGCCGCGCCTGTGCGCATTCGGTGTCGGTCAGGGCCGTATCGGGCATGCTGGCTGCCGTTATGACAGCGGCTGCGGGGGGCTGGTCCGCGCAGGCCCCCGCATTCTGGCTGGTTGTGGTGGTACCGGCAGCTGCCGTGTCTGCCCCGGTTACGCCTGCATCGGGCGTTGTCGTGGTGTCTGTTGTGCTGGCTGTGCCCGTCATGTCTGTCATGCCTGCCTTTCGTGCATGGTGTGGCTGGCGGTCATGGCCCGCGCAGCGGCACCTATAGGGCGTCGCCGCGCGGGCCGAAGGCTCAGGCCCCGGCGCCGAGGCTCTCGATCACCACACCCCGCTTGAGGTAGCTGTTGGTGGCGGTGGGAATGACGGAGGTATCAGCCGTCAGGTCGGTGGGCAGGGCAAACCCGCCAATCCACGACCACGACTGCGCGATGATCTGCGCCAGGCGATCGAGTGCGGGGCGGGTAATCATGCACACGCCCTCCACATCGGTCAGTTCGCCGCCATCAAGCAGCGGTGCGTAATGGGTGCCGATATTGGCGTAATCCCCCTCGATCAGCGCGCCCTGCCCGCAGATGATGGCACGATGGATGGCGCCCGCGCCAAGCGATACCTGCTGCGGAGCCTCGGTGGTGGGGATGAAGCGCACGCCCAGCAGGTCAAAGATCTGGCCGCTCTGATAGGTGTCGGAGCCATACTGCCCGCGATAGAGCAGCTTGAAGTCCTCATCGCGGAACAGGCCCAGAAGCTGGGCATTGTCCAGATAGCAGTGATACACCCCGCCATCGGGCGTGGGCACGTTGTTGTCGCGCAGGGTGGCCAGCGCGCCCAGAATGGACTGGACCGTCAGCAGGTCGCCTGCCGCGAGTGCCGCCGTGGTGGCCCGCGCATTGGGGCGCAGCACCAGCGGCGCGGTGGCCGCCATGACCGGATTGCCCGCCGTGCCATCGGCCACCTTGACCGATGCCGAGAACGTCAGCGTGCCTGAAATGCCATCCGGCGCGGTGGAGGTATTGGCGGCATCCGCCGTGGCGCCCACCAGCGTGTAAGACCCTGCCCCGATGGTCACGGTCATGCCAGCAGAGGCACCGACCGAAACCACCTGCCCTTCACCCGACAGGATGTTCTGGAATCCCCGGATGTCATCCACGGCAACCGTGCCGCCAGCCGCACCCAGCGTTGCAGTGACGCGCGTATTGCCGCCAAGGTAGCCCCCAACCCCGTTCTGCGCCCCGCCAAACAGCGTGTTGCGCGCCAGGCGGTCGAGCGTCTGGCGCGCATTGATGCCAAGGCGCGAGGCATTGGCGAGGAACTGGTTGGCAATGCCCACGCCTTCGGTCACCTGGTTGAGGTCCATGGTGTTGCCATACTGGTTGATGGTGAGCGTATACTGCTCGACCGACCATTCGGCGGGCGTCATGCCATTGTCAAAGCTGGTATTGGCGGTCGGGTTGAGCGGCGTGGTGGCCGGCGGCAGCAGACCGGCGCGGGTATCGGTAATGGTCTGGCCGATGCGGGCAGGAAATTCCATCTGGTCGGCAATGGAACGGAAACCCAGGCGTGACTGCAACGCATCCTGAAACGCACGCGACAGGAACCCCTGCTGGATGACAGGCTGAAGGGCAGCGGGGAAATTGGCGATAGCCATGAATTTCATTTCCTTGAAAAAACGAAAAAAGCCGCCATGCGCAATGCAGTGGCGGCGGGTAACGGGCAATGGCACTAAAGCGCCATATATGGCCGGGTGGATGGTTAAGGGGCCGTGGCGCACGGCGCGCCATCATGATGGGTAAGTCATCATGCGCCCCTTGCCTGTTCCGCAGGCGAAATTGATCGTGTGCGGAACAGGTAATGGGCGAGTGTAATTTTTAATTACTGTTTATAAATTACTGCATGATTCCAGATAAAAATCATGAGAAGTTTTTGGCGAATTTTTTCAAAATAATGCCGCCTTTTTGAAAAAGGCGGCACCCAAAACTTTTATTATTTTGTAATAGACTATTCCAGGGCAGGCAATAAATGCCCTGTGCTTCAGGCCGGGCGGAAAATGGCATAAACTTTCTTCACATATTCCCGGTTATCCCATGCACAGTCAGCCCCCTGTTCGACAAAGAAGATATCACCTTTAACGAACGTCTTTTCCCGGCCTGCGCCATCCACAAACGTCACGCTTCCTTCGATCAGGTACATCAGTTCAGCGTGGCCATAATGCATGGCGCGGCGGGCATAAGGGGTAGAATCCCATGTGCCGCACACGAGCTCGCCATTAGCGGATTTATAGTCGTTAAAGCTATGGCATGTCGGCGCTGGGCCAAGCAGCAGGTCAGCCGAAGGCGACTTGGAAGGTGCAAGCGTGGGCGCAGGATTGATGACCACCGGTGTCTGCGCACCTGGCGTGCTGGTTTTACTGCCCATGATGATGGCGCGCGTGCCCGGTGCCGCAGCCCAGCTGAAACTGCTCCCCTTGGGCAGCACGATACTGGCGTCGGGACCAAGCACGTTCGCGCCAATGTTGAGTTCGCCCGACAGCACGATCACAAATTCATCTTCTGTCATCGCGGTAATGATGCCAGCGCCTTCCGGGGCGCAGGCCGCGATGGAAAGGCCGTTCCCCTGCCCGGCAAGCAGCGTGCGGGCGCGCACGAAGTCACCGGGCTGGGGGGCGGATGTGGCGGCAAAGGCGCGCAGGTCGATAAAGCTGCGTGCGGTGACGTTGGTCTGGTTCATGAACAGATCCTTGCGGCGGGCGGGGCCGGTACGCGGCTGGGATTTCGCACTACCAGCCTCAGCCCTGCTCCAGGTAATGGATGATTGCCTATTTTAACCGCAATGAATGGGCAGGGTGCGCGTTTTGCCTCCCTGCACGGTACATCCCTGCAAGCTGGGTGCAGCTATTGGCATATTATGCCATCTCTCTTTTCATGCCCCTGACAGACAGGCGTATCTTTGTACCAACAATCATATCCCTCTGTTGAGGATTTTATTTAGGAATATGTAATATATTCCAGTATAGTATTCATAAAAATCAATCTATATTTTCCATACATTATATTCAGCAGACCTTGATAACGCCTCTTTTTATCACACTCATTTTTATAATAAACCATCCTGCGGCCTGTCGGTTCACGCCCTAGAGGGTGTTATGTATTTTCGTGCCTGATTGGTGCAGTAATGAGGGATGACGCCTGCACGCAAACCGTATCCCTCTGATGTATCAGATGAAGAATGGTCTCTGGTTGTCCCGTATCTGGTTCTGATGCGCGAGGATGCGCACCAACGACATCACGCATTGCGCGAACTGTTCAATGGATTGCATTACGTGATCCGCTACGGAATTGCCTGGCGCGCCATGCCGAATGACCTTCCGCCGTGGTCGGCGGTCTACCAGCAATCCCGTCGCTGGATGGAGGCAGGTTGTTTTGACGCGTTGGTGTCTGATCTGCGTGCCGTGCTGCGTATCGCTTCTGGCCGCAGGGCGGAGCCAACGGCAGCCATTATCGAC contains:
- a CDS encoding cupin domain-containing protein, which gives rise to MNQTNVTARSFIDLRAFAATSAPQPGDFVRARTLLAGQGNGLSIAACAPEGAGIITAMTEDEFVIVLSGELNIGANVLGPDASIVLPKGSSFSWAAAPGTRAIIMGSKTSTPGAQTPVVINPAPTLAPSKSPSADLLLGPAPTCHSFNDYKSANGELVCGTWDSTPYARRAMHYGHAELMYLIEGSVTFVDGAGREKTFVKGDIFFVEQGADCAWDNREYVKKVYAIFRPA
- a CDS encoding DUF4043 domain-containing protein — translated: MAIANFPAALQPVIQQGFLSRAFQDALQSRLGFRSIADQMEFPARIGQTITDTRAGLLPPATTPLNPTANTSFDNGMTPAEWSVEQYTLTINQYGNTMDLNQVTEGVGIANQFLANASRLGINARQTLDRLARNTLFGGAQNGVGGYLGGNTRVTATLGAAGGTVAVDDIRGFQNILSGEGQVVSVGASAGMTVTIGAGSYTLVGATADAANTSTAPDGISGTLTFSASVKVADGTAGNPVMAATAPLVLRPNARATTAALAAGDLLTVQSILGALATLRDNNVPTPDGGVYHCYLDNAQLLGLFRDEDFKLLYRGQYGSDTYQSGQIFDLLGVRFIPTTEAPQQVSLGAGAIHRAIICGQGALIEGDYANIGTHYAPLLDGGELTDVEGVCMITRPALDRLAQIIAQSWSWIGGFALPTDLTADTSVIPTATNSYLKRGVVIESLGAGA